From a single Aquarana catesbeiana isolate 2022-GZ linkage group LG09, ASM4218655v1, whole genome shotgun sequence genomic region:
- the LOC141107294 gene encoding P2Y purinoceptor 4-like isoform X2 yields the protein MHNLYPAHGGILFQSVPESQAISIHSSCSQALKMMNSSGNFTGCQPQPVPAFIPIFLSIFFFIGFALNCISLWIFWFKVKPWTSMVVLQFNLALSDAIITPAAPLLVIYYITDHWTFGLFFCQFKVFLLSTHTYGSIYFLTLISMHRYFIVVPNPKSQAFNGKPFITKLCLFVWGCLLCQGIPFFFALKVSEVHGVMKCLSIHQTDQTVLFFAWNWVILFTGLLIPFSITLVCYALLIQYILKVNPMNSLSKVMVSKSVQTILISLIIFIICYIPSHITRSIAVTITLFFPTLCSLLESVEVAFYITWIMSGTNCYMDPILYCFTSERFNSIFTSWCPCLQRRHQNITDFSHDNPDEPPLDTHSPLPNNSVTKTCLSESVEGQSEM from the exons ATGCATAACTTATATCCGGCTCATGGAGGAATCTTGTTCCAGTCTGTGCCTGAAAGCCAAGCCATTTCTATTCATTCTAGCTG TTCACAGGCTTTAAAGATGATGAACTCTTCTGGGAATTTCACTGGCTGTCAGCCACAACCCGTTCCTGCCTTCATCCCCATCTTCCTGAGTATTTTCTTCTTCATTGGATTTGCTTTGAATTGCATCAGTTTGTGGATATTCTGGTTCAAGGTTAAACCATGGACCTCAATGGTGGTTCTCCAGTTCAACTTGGCCCTCTCTGATGCCATCATCACCCCAGCAGCTCCTCTGCTTGTTATCTACTACATTACTGACCACTGGACCTTCGGGTTATTCTTCTGCCAGTTCAAGGTCTTCTTGCTCAGCACTCACACATATGGAAGTATATACTTTCTCACCCTAATTAGCATGCACCGTTATTTCATTGTTGTCCCTAACCCCAAAAGTCAGGCCTTTAATGGGAAGCCATTCATTACGAAACTTTGCCTCTTTGTCTGGGGTTGTCTGCTTTGTCAAGGTATTCCATTTTTCTTTGCCCTCAAAGTTTCTGAGGTCCACGGAGTTATGAAATGTCTCAGCATCCATCAAACAGATcaaacagttttattttttgccTGGAACTGGGTCATCTTATTCACTGGTCTCCTTATTCCTTTTTCCATTACGTTGGTCTGCTATGCTCTACTGATTCAATACATTCTCAAAGTCAACCCAATGAACTCCCTCAGCAAAGTCATGGTGTCCAAGTCAGTGCAGACTATCCTTATCTCCCTGATAATTTTCATAATTTGCTACATACCCTCTCATATCACTAGGTCTATTGCTGTTACAATTACATTGTTCTTCCCAACTTTATGCTCTTTGCTGGAAAGCGTTGAAGTTGCCTTTTACATCACTTGGATAATGTCTGGAACAAATTGTTATATGGATCCCATACTGTACTGTTTTACTTCTGAAAGATTTAACAGCATATTCACAAGTTGGTGTCCTTGTCTGCAAAGACGACATCAAAACATCACAGACTTTTCCCATGATAACCCAGATGAGCCTCCTTTAGACACTCACAGCCCTCTCCCAAATAACAGCGTTACAAAAACATGTCTGTCAGAATCAGTTGAAGGGCAAAGTGAGATGTGA
- the LOC141107294 gene encoding P2Y purinoceptor 4-like isoform X1, with translation MEESCSSLCLKAKPFLFILAGQLSSFALWHIYSSQALKMMNSSGNFTGCQPQPVPAFIPIFLSIFFFIGFALNCISLWIFWFKVKPWTSMVVLQFNLALSDAIITPAAPLLVIYYITDHWTFGLFFCQFKVFLLSTHTYGSIYFLTLISMHRYFIVVPNPKSQAFNGKPFITKLCLFVWGCLLCQGIPFFFALKVSEVHGVMKCLSIHQTDQTVLFFAWNWVILFTGLLIPFSITLVCYALLIQYILKVNPMNSLSKVMVSKSVQTILISLIIFIICYIPSHITRSIAVTITLFFPTLCSLLESVEVAFYITWIMSGTNCYMDPILYCFTSERFNSIFTSWCPCLQRRHQNITDFSHDNPDEPPLDTHSPLPNNSVTKTCLSESVEGQSEM, from the exons ATGGAGGAATCTTGTTCCAGTCTGTGCCTGAAAGCCAAGCCATTTCTATTCATTCTAGCTGGTCAGTTGTCCTCCTTTGCTCTGTGGCATATTTATAG TTCACAGGCTTTAAAGATGATGAACTCTTCTGGGAATTTCACTGGCTGTCAGCCACAACCCGTTCCTGCCTTCATCCCCATCTTCCTGAGTATTTTCTTCTTCATTGGATTTGCTTTGAATTGCATCAGTTTGTGGATATTCTGGTTCAAGGTTAAACCATGGACCTCAATGGTGGTTCTCCAGTTCAACTTGGCCCTCTCTGATGCCATCATCACCCCAGCAGCTCCTCTGCTTGTTATCTACTACATTACTGACCACTGGACCTTCGGGTTATTCTTCTGCCAGTTCAAGGTCTTCTTGCTCAGCACTCACACATATGGAAGTATATACTTTCTCACCCTAATTAGCATGCACCGTTATTTCATTGTTGTCCCTAACCCCAAAAGTCAGGCCTTTAATGGGAAGCCATTCATTACGAAACTTTGCCTCTTTGTCTGGGGTTGTCTGCTTTGTCAAGGTATTCCATTTTTCTTTGCCCTCAAAGTTTCTGAGGTCCACGGAGTTATGAAATGTCTCAGCATCCATCAAACAGATcaaacagttttattttttgccTGGAACTGGGTCATCTTATTCACTGGTCTCCTTATTCCTTTTTCCATTACGTTGGTCTGCTATGCTCTACTGATTCAATACATTCTCAAAGTCAACCCAATGAACTCCCTCAGCAAAGTCATGGTGTCCAAGTCAGTGCAGACTATCCTTATCTCCCTGATAATTTTCATAATTTGCTACATACCCTCTCATATCACTAGGTCTATTGCTGTTACAATTACATTGTTCTTCCCAACTTTATGCTCTTTGCTGGAAAGCGTTGAAGTTGCCTTTTACATCACTTGGATAATGTCTGGAACAAATTGTTATATGGATCCCATACTGTACTGTTTTACTTCTGAAAGATTTAACAGCATATTCACAAGTTGGTGTCCTTGTCTGCAAAGACGACATCAAAACATCACAGACTTTTCCCATGATAACCCAGATGAGCCTCCTTTAGACACTCACAGCCCTCTCCCAAATAACAGCGTTACAAAAACATGTCTGTCAGAATCAGTTGAAGGGCAAAGTGAGATGTGA